From a single Bryobacter aggregatus MPL3 genomic region:
- the infC gene encoding translation initiation factor IF-3 produces MFPNNRPPFRRLPKIRENVNEAIRVKEVRAVFPDGQVEVMATPAAIRRAQELGLDLILVSPTAEPPVAKAMDYGQWQYEQKKKTHDAKKKQHVIQVKEVKFRPNTDDHDYDFKKNHALRFLKEGNRVKAVVQFRGREIAHVDLGKKLLLRFAEDLKDVGTVEGQPKLEGRNAHIIMSPIKVQAPPAKAKEKPAGAPSPKLDA; encoded by the coding sequence ATGTTTCCAAACAACAGACCCCCCTTCCGGCGCTTACCCAAGATTCGAGAAAATGTTAACGAAGCCATTCGTGTCAAGGAAGTACGTGCGGTATTTCCAGATGGCCAAGTGGAAGTCATGGCCACCCCGGCTGCGATTCGCCGCGCCCAGGAGCTGGGCCTCGACCTGATTCTCGTCTCTCCGACAGCGGAGCCGCCCGTCGCCAAGGCGATGGATTACGGCCAATGGCAGTACGAGCAGAAGAAAAAGACGCACGACGCGAAGAAGAAGCAGCACGTCATTCAGGTCAAAGAAGTCAAGTTCCGACCGAACACCGACGACCATGACTACGACTTCAAGAAGAATCATGCTCTGCGCTTTCTCAAAGAAGGCAATCGCGTGAAGGCGGTCGTGCAGTTCCGTGGCCGCGAAATCGCCCACGTCGATCTGGGCAAGAAGTTATTGCTCCGTTTTGCGGAAGACCTGAAGGATGTCGGAACGGTCGAGGGGCAGCCGAAGCTCGAAGGCCGGAATGCGCACATCATCATGAGTCCGATTAAGGTCCAGGCCCCGCCGGCCAAGGCCAAAGAGAAGCCCGCTGGGGCTCCGAGTCCTAAGCTCGACGCCTAA
- a CDS encoding response regulator yields MKRILVVDDSSLSRELLVEALSGPKYELKTAADGDQAVAAAEAFDPDLVLMDIQMPGLDGYGALQALRSHPRFLNLPVVAVTAHVLKAERDRALGAGFNGFLPKPIDLSMLRTYVAQMLNRP; encoded by the coding sequence ATGAAACGCATTCTCGTGGTGGACGATAGCAGCCTCAGCCGGGAGCTTCTGGTGGAAGCGCTGTCGGGGCCCAAGTATGAGCTGAAAACTGCGGCCGATGGGGACCAGGCCGTTGCAGCTGCCGAAGCATTTGATCCCGATCTTGTCTTAATGGATATCCAGATGCCCGGCTTAGATGGTTACGGCGCCTTGCAGGCTCTGCGAAGTCATCCCAGATTCCTGAATTTGCCTGTCGTTGCCGTGACTGCCCACGTCCTCAAAGCAGAGCGGGATCGTGCGCTCGGAGCGGGTTTTAATGGCTTTCTTCCGAAACCAATTGACCTCTCCATGCTTCGTACCTACGTTGCTCAAATGCTGAATCGCCCCTGA
- a CDS encoding YicC/YloC family endoribonuclease, which yields MSIRSMTGYARVRRSLPIGELTLSIKTVNHRALDLHFHMSSFFDPLEATMRSATRASVSRGHIDVRCSLQREASQQGLEVNRKLLAAYCELFQAVEKDYGSMGTPNLNEALRLPGMLVESREDEISEELQAAIVEALDAALVELNRQREREGAALVQQMLAYNAGIRKHAESVRGMRAQILPLLKQKIETKIADLLGGQTIEPSRLAQEAAFLADRGDVEEEVTRLLTHCTHLDSLLVKNGEVGKKIDFLLQEMNRETNTILSKSNNAGDFGLQITEIGLAVKTEIERIREQSLNLE from the coding sequence ATGAGTATTCGCAGCATGACCGGTTACGCCCGCGTTCGGCGGAGCCTTCCGATCGGAGAATTGACCCTCTCGATCAAGACAGTAAATCACAGGGCACTCGACCTTCACTTCCACATGAGCAGCTTCTTCGACCCCCTCGAAGCAACGATGCGCAGCGCCACGCGGGCGTCCGTATCCCGTGGACACATTGATGTTCGCTGCTCGCTCCAGCGGGAAGCCTCGCAACAAGGGCTGGAAGTGAATCGGAAACTTCTGGCCGCTTATTGCGAGTTGTTCCAGGCCGTTGAGAAAGACTACGGTTCGATGGGAACACCGAACCTGAACGAGGCCTTGCGCTTGCCCGGCATGCTGGTCGAGTCACGCGAGGATGAGATTTCAGAAGAGTTGCAGGCCGCAATTGTGGAGGCACTCGACGCCGCACTCGTCGAGCTGAACCGGCAGCGCGAGCGGGAAGGCGCAGCACTGGTCCAGCAGATGCTGGCCTATAACGCAGGGATTCGCAAACATGCGGAGAGCGTGCGTGGGATGCGTGCGCAGATTCTGCCCCTGCTCAAGCAAAAAATTGAGACCAAGATTGCCGACCTGCTCGGCGGACAGACGATTGAACCCTCCAGGCTGGCCCAGGAAGCAGCCTTCCTGGCCGACCGCGGCGATGTGGAAGAAGAAGTCACCCGCCTGCTGACGCACTGCACACACCTCGACAGCCTGCTCGTCAAGAACGGGGAAGTGGGAAAGAAGATCGACTTCCTGCTGCAGGAGATGAACCGCGAGACGAATACGATTCTGTCCAAATCCAACAATGCCGGCGACTTTGGCCTGCAGATTACCGAGATTGGACTGGCGGTGAAAACCGAGATCGAACGCATTCGCGAACAGTCGCTCAACCTCGAATAA
- a CDS encoding glycosyltransferase family 9 protein — translation MSSLLERLPERSRVAIIRLRSLGDCVLATPAIHLLKSYRPDLKLSVVAEPRFVPVFEENPDIDDIIMPSAPLLRRWRPNLSINLHGGTRSLFLTTASLARYRAGFAHYRYALAYNIRIPRAQEILGEERVVHTAEHAAAAMFHLGVPKQAVPRARLFSAKRWRDSGYAVIHPYASAPEKTWSPQRFLDVAEFMRRALHLEPIFIGGPGDDPAPFRPWPVEISTDLRKTKSLLASASLFFGNDSGPAHMAAAFGLPVAVLYGPSNPDIWAPWRTESQVLHSSAGMDGITSAQAVEAVSRLKVIA, via the coding sequence ATGTCCAGTCTGCTCGAGCGCCTGCCGGAACGCTCGCGCGTGGCGATCATTCGCCTGCGCTCCCTCGGAGACTGCGTCCTGGCAACACCGGCGATTCATTTGTTGAAATCATACCGGCCCGACCTGAAACTCTCTGTCGTCGCAGAGCCTCGCTTTGTGCCGGTGTTTGAAGAAAACCCGGATATCGATGACATCATCATGCCGAGTGCTCCGCTGCTGCGGCGCTGGCGTCCGAATCTGAGCATCAATCTGCACGGCGGCACGCGCAGTCTCTTTTTAACCACTGCATCTCTCGCACGCTACCGGGCAGGCTTTGCCCACTATCGCTATGCCCTGGCCTACAACATCCGCATCCCGCGTGCCCAGGAGATTCTGGGCGAAGAGCGCGTGGTCCATACGGCCGAGCACGCAGCGGCCGCGATGTTTCACCTCGGTGTGCCGAAGCAAGCTGTCCCACGGGCACGCTTGTTTAGCGCGAAACGCTGGCGCGATTCCGGGTATGCGGTGATTCATCCCTATGCCTCGGCGCCCGAGAAGACCTGGTCACCCCAGCGCTTTCTCGATGTCGCGGAGTTCATGCGCCGGGCTCTGCATCTGGAACCGATTTTCATTGGAGGGCCGGGCGACGATCCCGCCCCCTTCCGTCCCTGGCCGGTCGAGATCTCAACCGACCTCCGCAAGACAAAGTCACTGCTCGCCTCGGCCTCGCTCTTCTTTGGCAATGACAGTGGGCCGGCCCATATGGCCGCTGCGTTTGGACTGCCTGTGGCGGTGTTGTACGGACCTTCAAATCCCGACATCTGGGCTCCCTGGCGCACGGAATCGCAAGTGCTGCATTCCAGCGCCGGCATGGATGGCATCACTTCGGCACAGGCGGTAGAAGCCGTGTCGAGGCTCAAAGTGATTGCATGA
- a CDS encoding Trm112 family protein — protein sequence MAISQELLEILICPACRGELELKQDGSGLKCIACKRVYPIRDDIPVMLVDEAKIEE from the coding sequence ATGGCCATTAGTCAGGAACTCCTTGAAATTTTGATCTGCCCCGCGTGCCGGGGCGAACTCGAGCTGAAGCAAGACGGCTCGGGGCTCAAGTGCATTGCTTGCAAGCGCGTTTATCCAATCCGCGATGACATTCCAGTGATGCTCGTGGACGAAGCGAAAATCGAAGAATAG
- a CDS encoding ABC transporter ATP-binding protein, which produces MKRVIRLGLHYWPALLASVFFMALVGLCQASMALLIKPLFDRVLNPTAAKAPILITTIPIWKQPIYLDWFVPPQIEQVWTMVAFAILAVFALKGVSDYIGNYLVNYVGFRSVTDLRQRVFEHVLRQDASFFEVHSTGRLMSSIMNDIEKIQVAVSQMMADWLRQSFTAIGLLTVLIGHDWKLALFSLTVLPFVLIPTARLGKRIRRTTRSAQDDAAQLNHILQEAISGQQVVRSFNGEAVEAARFATAAAALRKSNLRYVAQQAMPSPIIEFLGALTIVGLLSYARTQIQAGVMTSGEFTSFVIALMMLYEPVKRLTGIHNIFQQATGSAQRVFEYLDLPPGVADRANAKALAPLREAIRFEGVHFRYPTSTEGQPDILKGINLTVAAGQIVALAGPSGAGKTTLASLVPRLYDPTAGRITVDGHDLRDVTMNSLRSQIATVAQDTFLFDDTVANNIRYGRPDAPMADVESAARTALADEFIARMPNGYETRIGERGVKLSGGQRQRLAIARAVLRNAPILILDEATSHLDAESEVLVQQALANLMAQRTVIVIAHRLSTIRRANCIVVFDQGKVVQSGTHEELLAQGGLYARLHELQFQESATL; this is translated from the coding sequence ATGAAGCGAGTCATCCGCCTTGGCTTACATTACTGGCCGGCCCTGCTTGCCTCGGTGTTCTTCATGGCATTGGTGGGCCTTTGCCAAGCTTCGATGGCACTGCTGATCAAGCCGCTGTTTGACCGCGTGCTGAATCCCACGGCGGCCAAAGCCCCGATCCTCATCACAACAATTCCAATCTGGAAGCAGCCGATCTATCTCGACTGGTTTGTTCCCCCGCAGATCGAACAGGTCTGGACGATGGTAGCGTTTGCGATTCTGGCGGTCTTTGCACTCAAAGGGGTGAGCGATTATATCGGCAATTACCTTGTGAATTATGTCGGCTTCCGTTCGGTGACCGATCTGCGCCAACGCGTCTTTGAACATGTGTTGCGTCAGGATGCGAGCTTCTTTGAGGTGCATTCAACGGGCCGCTTGATGTCCTCGATCATGAACGACATCGAGAAGATCCAAGTGGCCGTCTCGCAGATGATGGCAGACTGGCTGCGGCAAAGCTTCACGGCCATCGGCCTGCTCACCGTGCTGATCGGCCACGATTGGAAACTCGCGCTCTTCTCGCTGACCGTGCTTCCGTTTGTGCTGATTCCAACCGCACGCCTGGGCAAAAGAATCCGCCGCACCACGCGCAGCGCGCAGGATGACGCCGCCCAACTGAATCACATTCTGCAGGAAGCCATCAGCGGGCAGCAGGTGGTTCGCAGTTTCAATGGAGAAGCGGTTGAGGCCGCACGCTTTGCGACCGCCGCAGCGGCGCTGCGCAAATCGAATCTGCGCTATGTCGCCCAACAGGCCATGCCGTCGCCGATCATCGAGTTTCTCGGAGCGCTGACGATTGTCGGTTTGCTGAGCTACGCGCGCACGCAAATCCAGGCCGGCGTCATGACCTCTGGCGAGTTCACCAGCTTTGTGATCGCATTGATGATGTTGTATGAACCGGTCAAGCGCCTGACTGGCATCCACAATATTTTCCAGCAAGCTACGGGTTCTGCCCAACGCGTGTTTGAGTATCTCGATCTCCCGCCCGGCGTTGCCGATCGTGCGAATGCAAAGGCACTGGCTCCCTTGCGGGAAGCGATTCGCTTTGAGGGCGTACATTTCCGCTATCCCACCTCTACCGAAGGACAGCCGGATATTCTGAAGGGCATCAATTTAACGGTGGCAGCCGGACAGATTGTAGCGCTGGCCGGCCCGAGTGGAGCCGGCAAGACCACCCTCGCCTCCCTGGTGCCACGCCTTTACGACCCCACAGCGGGCCGCATCACAGTAGACGGGCACGATTTGCGCGACGTCACGATGAACAGTCTGCGGAGCCAGATTGCGACCGTCGCCCAGGACACCTTCTTGTTTGACGATACCGTCGCCAACAACATCCGCTACGGACGACCGGATGCACCGATGGCCGATGTCGAGTCTGCCGCTAGAACAGCGCTTGCAGATGAGTTCATTGCGCGCATGCCCAATGGGTATGAGACGCGCATCGGCGAGCGGGGCGTGAAGTTAAGCGGCGGGCAGCGGCAAAGGCTGGCGATCGCCCGGGCGGTGCTGCGCAATGCGCCGATCCTGATTCTCGATGAGGCCACCTCGCATCTCGACGCTGAGTCTGAAGTCCTGGTGCAGCAGGCACTCGCCAACCTGATGGCACAGCGCACCGTCATCGTGATCGCCCATCGCTTATCGACCATTCGCCGCGCCAACTGCATCGTCGTCTTCGACCAGGGAAAGGTTGTCCAGAGCGGCACCCATGAGGAATTATTAGCGCAAGGTGGATTGTACGCACGTCTGCACGAGCTTCAGTTCCAGGAATCCGCTACGCTATAA
- a CDS encoding ABC transporter ATP-binding protein, with the protein MTQQEAAQATFKDTRQQWATRLQAVRNLPPVLFMVWEAGKTLCIASVLARTVSALIPIAMLGVSRWIIDAISAASHGAPVPDAFWWWVGAEFGLACLAAITGRSSGYFESLLADRFTRYLSVRVMEHASKLDLVAYENSEFYDRLERARSQATDRVRLVRVAGDIVQQAIHATSFCLSVAYYSPILLLLLVLCILPAFTGESHFAFLGYSLNFRQTRARREIDYLRMLGASKESAKELKLFGLAALFTTRFERLSNMIYRQNRILARKRMIAGGLLALVSAGGYYSAYVWVMWQALERNITVGTMVFLAGAIAGASNNLQGLFATFSGAADEALFLTDLILFFEEKPQIQAPPRPKRFPKPIRKGFSFENVSYRYPGSDRLILNGINFHLAPGERVALVGENGQGKTTIVKLLARLYDPTEGRILLDGVDLREYDPADITRNIAVIFQDFMKYDMTVRENIAMGQVNHRGSLEDEPRILQAAEQSLALPVIDKLEGRLNQMLGRRFEAGVDLSGGEWQKIALARAYLRDSQVLVMDEPTAALDARSELEVFERLANLSAGRMALLISHRFSTVRMADRILVLADGQVAEEGSHESLVAAGGQYHQLFQLQAASYQ; encoded by the coding sequence GTGACGCAACAAGAAGCCGCCCAGGCCACTTTTAAAGATACGCGCCAGCAGTGGGCGACACGCCTCCAGGCGGTGCGAAACCTGCCCCCGGTCCTTTTTATGGTGTGGGAGGCAGGAAAAACACTTTGCATCGCGAGCGTTCTGGCGCGCACCGTTTCGGCTCTGATTCCCATCGCCATGCTCGGCGTGTCGCGTTGGATTATCGATGCCATCTCGGCGGCGAGCCATGGAGCCCCGGTTCCAGACGCCTTTTGGTGGTGGGTCGGAGCTGAGTTTGGTCTCGCCTGTCTGGCGGCCATTACCGGGCGATCGAGTGGATACTTTGAATCCTTGCTCGCGGATCGCTTCACCCGCTACTTGAGCGTGAGGGTGATGGAACATGCCTCCAAGCTCGACCTGGTTGCTTATGAGAACTCCGAGTTTTATGACCGGCTGGAGCGTGCCCGGTCCCAGGCGACAGATCGGGTGCGGTTGGTCCGCGTGGCGGGCGACATCGTTCAACAAGCGATCCACGCTACCAGCTTTTGTCTGAGCGTTGCCTACTATTCCCCGATTCTTCTGCTGTTGCTGGTGCTTTGCATTCTGCCTGCCTTCACCGGTGAGAGCCATTTTGCGTTTCTTGGATACTCTCTCAACTTCCGCCAGACCCGGGCCCGCCGCGAGATCGACTATCTCCGGATGTTGGGCGCAAGTAAGGAGTCTGCAAAAGAGCTGAAGCTTTTTGGTCTGGCTGCCCTCTTCACCACGCGCTTTGAACGCCTCTCGAACATGATCTATCGCCAGAACCGGATTCTGGCCCGCAAGCGGATGATTGCCGGAGGCTTGCTCGCCTTGGTGTCGGCTGGCGGCTACTACAGCGCCTATGTCTGGGTGATGTGGCAGGCGTTGGAACGCAATATCACCGTGGGCACGATGGTGTTTCTGGCAGGCGCCATCGCCGGAGCTTCAAACAATCTACAAGGACTCTTTGCCACATTCTCAGGCGCCGCTGACGAAGCACTCTTCCTTACGGACCTGATTCTTTTCTTCGAGGAAAAGCCGCAGATCCAGGCACCTCCGCGTCCCAAGCGATTTCCGAAACCCATCCGGAAAGGCTTCTCTTTCGAGAACGTTTCCTATCGCTATCCGGGCAGTGACCGTCTGATTCTGAACGGCATCAATTTCCATCTGGCGCCAGGCGAACGAGTGGCGCTGGTGGGGGAAAACGGGCAGGGAAAGACAACCATCGTCAAACTGCTGGCGCGGCTCTATGACCCCACCGAAGGCCGCATTCTTCTGGATGGCGTGGACCTGCGCGAGTACGACCCCGCGGACATCACACGCAATATCGCGGTGATCTTTCAAGACTTCATGAAGTACGACATGACCGTGCGCGAGAACATCGCCATGGGGCAGGTGAACCATCGGGGAAGTCTCGAAGATGAGCCACGAATCCTCCAAGCTGCGGAGCAGAGCCTGGCCCTGCCCGTAATCGACAAGTTGGAGGGGCGTCTGAACCAGATGCTGGGGCGGCGCTTTGAAGCCGGTGTCGATCTATCGGGCGGCGAGTGGCAGAAGATCGCCCTGGCCCGCGCCTATCTGCGGGATTCCCAGGTTCTTGTGATGGATGAACCGACTGCGGCTCTCGATGCCCGCTCGGAACTTGAAGTCTTTGAGCGGCTGGCGAACCTCAGTGCGGGCCGCATGGCGCTGCTGATCTCGCATCGCTTCTCGACGGTCCGGATGGCAGATCGCATTCTGGTGCTGGCCGACGGCCAGGTTGCCGAGGAGGGCTCGCATGAGTCTCTAGTCGCCGCTGGTGGCCAATACCACCAGCTCTTCCAACTCCAGGCCGCCAGCTACCAGTAG
- a CDS encoding PAS domain S-box protein, producing the protein MAAVLVTTIGASYFASASLRHNESRRAEKLLASASETLQDRVQTELDGESTAVQRLASKWQIRPDMPRQEWDFDAKQILEDHPSLLALGWIENQNANNENMQPDEMVRDWKISWALPRVYEPAVIKLHGLVEQNRLALLGEVVKDRRMKITEPIYVADRGKVFAAYAPSLVDGKIKGAVVGVFHMQVLMDSIFDRILANDYSIQLLDGYQVIYSRGEAKNHAADLEHDGNMKIFGAAWQMRLWPNPEIRRANESMAWQILYGGGVLSFFLAGLVWFVARRGEVSAISVIPEKRGETGDVRRKIEDRLRIWEAAIANVDDAIFVAESEKVIGTGTPILFANEAFTQLTGFQAGEVIGKTPKMLLQDAGASHVGATLHEAMLKNQPVASKFPLSPKQGSPVEVEMRVKPVQDPQNRTTHCIVLLKKVERAQEAVTVTETAPQMHTAALLASLLAETPLPVQVLDGAGAVLGWNRLAAEVTGWSHEEVLGQLTPIPVTVPQAGFWHRQDLKATRKDGTRLDLSVWTAPLRDPAQESAPVTCWMSFMADVTSEHLAQEELALRESRFRALVENASDILAVLDLDSTLQYINPAVQQVLGYESTELLGAKALELIQASDVPAAQKSLEEASRGLGPSRPRTLHVRHQDGSLREIESVISLIKGSSLAVMSARDVTGRSRSDVPEVSPAWFLNAVQDAIITYDTESRVIWMNRAAEDLYNLSSAFAQGKTLGELLPDWLQVPSRDQIREALDTEGFWKGEVSNFTPSGREVVQDVSVTATYDAEQRRIGAVAIHRDITEKKSAMDALQVDEKTKTLNALGNSDGLWDWNLRTDEVYFSPRWKQMLGYADEEIAGDLGEWYLMVHPDDLTLLKNKVAMHLKGQTEHLEAEYRIRTKDGQYRWMMTRAMAMRNAEGEATRLVGLQMDVHEQKEMDEQLLFEAFHDSITGLANRALFLDRVNGALARNGAAQPFSIAFVDLEHFAQVNETLGTRGGDKALAEAGRRIVESLPKDSFVARHGSDEFVALVHNADQKKLQDLSELLRYQLAKPFEYQGKTVSFKLNAGFATSQSRSYSNGEEMLQDASRAMAASRTGKTASPIFTPELSAPAEAPAALEGSSNLEAEMRHGIENGEFRVFYHPIITLDTGEIAGVEALIRWQHPERGLMTPGEFLHVAEASGLILDLDRWMMQEAVAKAAELNHRVRRAEPLVLTVNLSSLHFAEEDFTVQLEAILLDSDVNPRYLRIELSERVALQGADSEVMLRNLGRLRVQLNVDDYHNNADGLAQFARLPIDRVKLDSSLVRGLATGRNLEKVRAIIGAAQSQNMQVVAEGVETLEQLAVLRELKCHLAQGFYFTKPASAHDTERLLARSPRW; encoded by the coding sequence ATGGCCGCCGTCCTTGTCACCACGATCGGCGCCAGTTATTTTGCTTCGGCTTCGTTGCGGCATAACGAATCGAGGCGGGCAGAGAAACTCCTCGCAAGCGCCTCGGAAACACTACAGGACCGGGTGCAGACGGAGCTCGATGGAGAATCGACCGCCGTACAGCGATTGGCTTCCAAGTGGCAGATCCGGCCCGATATGCCCCGTCAGGAATGGGATTTCGACGCCAAGCAGATCCTCGAAGATCACCCCAGCCTACTCGCGCTGGGCTGGATCGAGAATCAGAATGCAAACAACGAAAACATGCAACCCGATGAAATGGTGCGGGATTGGAAGATCAGTTGGGCGCTGCCGCGCGTGTACGAACCGGCCGTGATCAAGCTCCACGGGCTGGTTGAGCAGAACCGGCTCGCACTGCTCGGCGAGGTGGTCAAGGACCGCCGCATGAAGATTACCGAGCCCATCTATGTTGCCGATCGAGGTAAGGTGTTTGCCGCTTATGCGCCCAGCCTTGTCGACGGCAAGATCAAAGGCGCCGTCGTCGGTGTCTTTCACATGCAAGTGCTGATGGACTCGATCTTTGATCGCATCCTGGCCAATGACTATTCCATCCAGTTGCTCGATGGCTATCAGGTGATCTACTCACGAGGCGAAGCAAAGAACCACGCCGCCGACCTTGAACATGACGGCAACATGAAAATCTTTGGCGCCGCCTGGCAGATGCGCCTGTGGCCCAACCCGGAGATCCGCAGAGCGAATGAGAGCATGGCCTGGCAGATTCTCTATGGCGGAGGAGTGCTGAGCTTTTTCCTGGCAGGGCTGGTTTGGTTTGTTGCGCGCCGGGGAGAAGTCTCCGCCATCTCCGTGATTCCTGAGAAGCGCGGGGAAACCGGCGATGTCCGCCGCAAAATCGAAGATCGCTTGCGCATCTGGGAGGCAGCTATTGCAAACGTGGATGACGCCATCTTTGTCGCCGAAAGCGAAAAGGTGATCGGGACTGGAACGCCGATCCTGTTTGCCAATGAGGCGTTTACCCAACTCACTGGTTTTCAAGCGGGAGAAGTCATCGGCAAGACCCCCAAGATGTTGTTGCAGGATGCCGGAGCCTCACATGTCGGCGCGACGCTGCACGAAGCGATGTTGAAGAATCAGCCAGTGGCCTCCAAGTTTCCGTTGTCTCCCAAGCAGGGTAGCCCGGTTGAGGTCGAGATGCGGGTGAAGCCGGTGCAGGATCCGCAGAACCGGACCACCCATTGCATTGTGCTGTTGAAGAAAGTAGAAAGAGCCCAGGAAGCAGTCACGGTGACGGAAACGGCGCCTCAGATGCACACCGCAGCACTGCTGGCATCGCTCCTGGCCGAGACGCCGCTTCCGGTGCAGGTGCTCGATGGAGCTGGCGCCGTGTTGGGCTGGAATCGCCTGGCCGCCGAGGTCACGGGCTGGAGCCACGAAGAGGTTCTGGGACAACTCACCCCAATCCCGGTGACCGTACCCCAAGCCGGCTTCTGGCATCGCCAGGATCTGAAGGCCACCCGCAAGGATGGGACACGCCTCGACTTGAGTGTCTGGACCGCTCCCCTGCGGGACCCGGCACAGGAATCGGCACCTGTCACCTGCTGGATGAGCTTCATGGCCGATGTCACAAGCGAACATCTGGCTCAGGAAGAACTGGCGCTGCGCGAATCAAGGTTCCGCGCGCTGGTCGAGAATGCTTCCGATATTCTAGCGGTGCTCGATCTCGATTCGACGCTGCAATATATCAACCCTGCCGTGCAGCAGGTCTTAGGCTATGAATCGACGGAACTCCTGGGCGCAAAGGCGCTCGAGTTGATCCAGGCCTCCGATGTTCCCGCCGCACAAAAATCCTTGGAAGAGGCCAGCCGTGGTCTTGGACCATCGCGTCCCCGTACGCTGCATGTGCGTCACCAGGACGGCAGTCTGCGCGAGATTGAAAGCGTCATCAGTCTGATCAAGGGCAGTTCGCTGGCGGTCATGAGCGCTCGCGATGTGACGGGCCGCTCCCGCTCCGACGTTCCGGAAGTCTCGCCAGCCTGGTTCCTCAATGCCGTGCAGGATGCGATTATCACCTACGATACGGAGTCGCGGGTGATCTGGATGAATCGCGCCGCCGAGGATCTCTACAATCTCAGTTCCGCTTTTGCGCAAGGCAAGACACTCGGAGAACTGCTACCCGATTGGCTACAGGTGCCGAGCCGCGACCAGATTCGCGAGGCACTCGATACAGAGGGCTTCTGGAAGGGCGAAGTCTCGAACTTCACGCCCAGTGGCCGCGAGGTGGTGCAGGACGTCTCGGTCACCGCCACCTACGATGCTGAACAACGGCGCATTGGCGCGGTCGCGATCCATCGGGATATCACCGAGAAGAAGTCGGCGATGGATGCGCTGCAAGTGGATGAAAAGACCAAGACGCTGAATGCGCTCGGCAACAGCGATGGACTCTGGGACTGGAATTTGCGCACCGACGAAGTATATTTTTCGCCCCGTTGGAAGCAGATGCTCGGATACGCCGATGAAGAGATCGCCGGGGATCTGGGCGAATGGTATCTGATGGTGCATCCCGATGATCTGACGCTGCTGAAGAACAAGGTCGCGATGCATCTGAAGGGGCAGACGGAGCACCTGGAGGCGGAATACCGGATTCGCACCAAGGACGGGCAGTACCGCTGGATGATGACCCGCGCCATGGCCATGCGCAACGCCGAAGGCGAGGCAACGCGGCTGGTGGGTTTGCAGATGGATGTCCACGAGCAGAAGGAAATGGACGAGCAACTGCTGTTTGAGGCTTTCCATGATTCGATCACGGGCCTGGCGAACCGGGCGCTGTTCCTCGATCGGGTGAATGGAGCGCTCGCCCGCAACGGCGCGGCCCAGCCCTTCAGCATTGCCTTTGTCGACCTGGAGCACTTTGCGCAAGTCAATGAGACGCTCGGGACCCGCGGCGGCGATAAGGCGCTGGCAGAAGCCGGACGGCGCATCGTCGAATCCTTACCCAAGGACAGTTTTGTCGCCCGCCATGGCAGCGATGAATTCGTGGCATTGGTCCACAACGCGGATCAGAAGAAGTTACAGGATCTGAGCGAGCTGCTGCGCTACCAACTCGCCAAACCCTTCGAGTATCAGGGTAAGACCGTGAGCTTCAAGCTGAATGCCGGGTTTGCCACAAGCCAGAGCCGCAGCTACTCCAATGGCGAAGAGATGTTGCAGGATGCTTCGCGGGCAATGGCGGCAAGCCGAACGGGCAAAACCGCTTCGCCTATCTTCACCCCAGAGTTGTCCGCACCGGCAGAGGCTCCTGCGGCACTGGAGGGCAGCAGTAATCTCGAGGCAGAGATGCGGCATGGCATCGAAAATGGCGAGTTCCGCGTCTTCTATCACCCGATCATCACGCTCGATACCGGCGAGATTGCCGGTGTCGAAGCGCTGATTCGCTGGCAGCACCCCGAGCGGGGTCTGATGACGCCGGGAGAGTTTCTGCATGTGGCCGAAGCCTCCGGTTTGATCCTCGACCTGGACCGCTGGATGATGCAGGAAGCCGTTGCCAAGGCCGCGGAACTGAATCACCGGGTGCGGCGCGCAGAACCACTTGTATTGACCGTCAATCTGTCGAGCCTGCACTTTGCGGAGGAAGATTTCACGGTCCAACTGGAAGCGATTCTGCTGGATTCCGACGTGAATCCTCGCTACCTGCGCATCGAGCTCAGTGAGCGCGTGGCGCTGCAGGGAGCAGATTCCGAAGTGATGTTGCGCAATCTGGGACGGCTGCGGGTGCAGTTGAATGTCGATGACTATCACAACAACGCGGACGGGCTGGCGCAGTTTGCCCGCCTGCCGATCGATCGAGTGAAGCTGGATTCGAGTCTGGTGCGGGGTCTTGCAACCGGCCGCAATCTGGAGAAGGTGCGGGCGATCATCGGTGCGGCACAGAGCCAGAATATGCAGGTGGTGGCCGAGGGAGTGGAAACGCTGGAACAACTGGCGGTTCTGCGGGAGTTGAAGTGCCATCTGGCACAGGGTTTCTACTTTACAAAGCCCGCTTCGGCGCACGATACCGAACGTTTGCTTGCCCGGAGCCCGCGCTGGTAA